A region of Nostoc sp. ATCC 53789 DNA encodes the following proteins:
- the pglX gene encoding BREX-1 system adenine-specific DNA-methyltransferase PglX has translation MNRTAIKNFAIWARRYLREQVKARAAQYGITDKSIIQSQPVTGGLLVAGQTLNATEANHYEQLRNRLQDLTLTSSQPQAVDALIDEIAYTWFNRLAALRFMEVNGYIGRVLSSSDPNLVDPDLLRDASSIAEMGDLPGLDLDTLNQWRSFANHDPNPDEFLYRRLLLAQCKALAEGIPALFDPRQNYQALFLPGNLLNQDSIVRRLVKEIPEEDWQNIEVVGWLYQFYISERKDEVIGAKSKVAAADIPAATQLFTPHWIVRYMVENSLGRLWLESHPESRLREYMPYYLENQEPLPNPLLEGEGTREENSCSPPRVGEGLGERSLTPQELTVIDPACGSGHILVYAFDLLFEIYKEQGYLERDIPALILTHNLYGLDIDERAAQLASFAVLMKARAKNSRILRKSLVLNITAVRPTHSQTLPPATELNAEDWKPLIEAFNNADNLGSLITPPAFDREKLKWQLDNLEASDSLFREFVPALQGLLLQAEFLRNKYWVVVANPPYMGGGSFNDVVKKFVNNNYIAGKGDLYTCYILKNIDLCIDHGSLAMLTIPNWMFLSSFEDLRKFILETTFLESLVHNGRGVFGSDFGSCSFVIRKKVYQDGLGVFKRLFDKQGSVASNEELEQRYFNTSNFDTKPADFAKIPGSAIAYWLSEKLLNIFENAESLGNVFESKQGLSTANNDRFLRLWFEVDLNNFGFGLCSREEAKKSKKRWFPYNKGGEFRKWYGNQEFVINWNNDGEEINNFKPKAVIRNPSYYFKPSVTWSLVSSSYFGVRYSGKGFIFDSAGSSAFCQSDMIFSLTGFLCSNVTSKLIQAINPTLNFSSGNVAVLPWISEKANIIKPKINSIVENCINTYRQDWDNFETSWDFQTHPLLRHNTKHLSEAFTIWQSKSETAFRELQQLEEENNRYWIEAYGLQDELTPEVPDDQITIRRADLNKDIRSLISYAVGCIMGRYSLDKPGLIHAGQPFDPTLHQTLSASSDAIIPITDQAYFDNDIVTRFIEFLRVAYSPETLTENLNFIANALILKNGESAQERIRRYFLQEFISDHIQTYKKRPIYWLFTSGKKRAFGALLYLHRYSEDALARIRTDYVLELQVKLDGEIARAQQQLDNTTSSAAKKAATNRLKELQAQQLELRDYQAKLQTQADARINLDLDDGVAYNYTRFKGLVYEGADLKIADLEKAAQWKLEFLK, from the coding sequence ATGAACCGCACCGCTATTAAAAACTTCGCAATTTGGGCGCGTCGCTACTTACGGGAACAAGTAAAAGCCCGTGCCGCCCAGTATGGGATTACTGACAAAAGCATCATCCAATCTCAACCCGTTACAGGTGGGTTGTTAGTGGCGGGTCAAACCTTGAACGCAACGGAAGCAAACCATTATGAACAACTGCGAAATCGTCTGCAAGATTTAACGTTAACTTCCAGCCAACCCCAGGCGGTAGATGCGCTGATAGATGAAATTGCTTACACCTGGTTTAACCGTTTGGCGGCGTTGCGGTTTATGGAGGTGAATGGATATATCGGGCGGGTGTTGAGTAGTAGCGATCCAAATTTGGTAGATCCTGATTTATTACGGGATGCTAGTTCTATTGCCGAAATGGGAGATTTACCTGGACTTGACTTGGATACTCTCAATCAGTGGCGCAGTTTTGCCAATCATGATCCTAATCCCGACGAGTTTCTCTATCGTCGTCTGCTGTTAGCTCAGTGTAAAGCTTTGGCGGAGGGAATTCCGGCACTGTTTGACCCTCGCCAGAACTACCAAGCGCTGTTTTTGCCTGGAAATTTGTTAAATCAGGATTCAATTGTACGGCGGCTGGTAAAGGAGATTCCAGAGGAGGACTGGCAGAATATTGAAGTAGTGGGTTGGCTGTATCAGTTCTACATTTCGGAACGCAAGGATGAGGTGATTGGGGCAAAGTCGAAGGTTGCAGCCGCAGATATTCCAGCAGCGACGCAATTGTTTACCCCTCACTGGATTGTTCGGTATATGGTGGAGAACAGTTTAGGGCGGTTGTGGTTAGAGTCTCACCCAGAATCACGCTTGCGGGAATATATGCCTTACTATTTGGAAAATCAAGAACCTCTCCCTAACCCTCTCCTAGAAGGCGAGGGGACAAGAGAAGAAAATTCTTGCTCCCCTCCCCGCGTCGGGGAGGGGCTGGGGGAGAGGTCTTTAACGCCTCAAGAGTTGACCGTGATAGATCCTGCGTGTGGTAGTGGTCATATTTTGGTGTATGCGTTTGATTTGTTGTTTGAAATTTACAAAGAGCAAGGTTATTTAGAGCGTGATATTCCAGCACTGATTTTGACGCACAATTTGTATGGTTTAGATATTGATGAACGTGCAGCGCAGTTGGCAAGTTTTGCGGTATTGATGAAGGCACGGGCAAAAAATTCGCGGATTTTGCGGAAATCTCTGGTTTTAAATATTACGGCGGTGCGTCCTACCCATAGTCAGACTTTACCACCAGCAACAGAATTGAATGCTGAAGATTGGAAACCGTTGATTGAGGCTTTTAATAATGCAGATAATTTGGGAAGTTTGATTACTCCACCAGCTTTTGATAGAGAGAAATTGAAATGGCAATTAGATAATTTAGAAGCGAGTGATTCGCTATTTCGGGAGTTTGTTCCGGCTTTGCAGGGGTTGTTATTACAGGCAGAGTTTTTGAGGAATAAGTATTGGGTTGTGGTGGCAAATCCACCTTATATGGGTGGTGGTTCATTTAATGATGTGGTTAAAAAGTTTGTAAATAACAACTATATAGCTGGTAAAGGTGATTTATATACTTGTTATATTCTGAAAAATATTGATCTTTGTATTGATCATGGTTCGCTGGCAATGCTAACCATACCTAACTGGATGTTTTTATCTAGCTTTGAGGATTTGCGTAAATTCATTCTAGAAACAACATTTTTAGAAAGTCTAGTACATAATGGCAGAGGCGTTTTTGGCTCAGACTTTGGTAGTTGTTCGTTTGTTATTCGTAAGAAAGTTTATCAGGATGGATTAGGTGTATTTAAGAGATTATTTGATAAACAGGGAAGTGTAGCGAGTAATGAGGAACTAGAGCAAAGGTATTTCAATACCAGTAATTTTGATACAAAACCTGCTGATTTTGCAAAGATTCCGGGGAGTGCGATCGCTTATTGGCTAAGTGAAAAACTATTAAATATTTTTGAAAATGCAGAATCATTAGGTAATGTTTTTGAATCAAAACAAGGTTTGTCTACTGCAAACAATGATCGTTTTCTTCGTTTATGGTTTGAAGTTGATTTAAATAATTTTGGATTTGGATTATGTAGTCGAGAGGAAGCAAAAAAATCTAAAAAACGATGGTTCCCATATAATAAGGGCGGTGAATTTAGAAAGTGGTATGGAAATCAAGAATTTGTTATAAATTGGAATAACGATGGAGAAGAAATAAATAATTTTAAACCAAAGGCAGTTATTAGAAATCCTAGTTATTATTTTAAGCCTTCAGTAACTTGGTCTTTGGTGAGTTCAAGTTATTTTGGAGTTAGATATTCAGGAAAAGGCTTTATATTTGATTCAGCAGGATCATCTGCTTTTTGTCAATCGGATATGATATTTAGCTTAACTGGTTTTTTGTGTTCAAATGTAACTAGTAAATTGATTCAAGCAATCAATCCTACTTTGAATTTCTCATCAGGTAATGTTGCTGTATTACCTTGGATATCAGAAAAAGCAAATATAATTAAACCCAAAATCAATAGTATTGTCGAAAATTGTATTAATACTTACCGTCAAGACTGGGATAACTTTGAAACCTCCTGGGACTTCCAAACCCACCCTCTATTACGCCACAACACCAAACACCTCTCCGAAGCCTTCACCATTTGGCAAAGCAAATCAGAAACAGCCTTCCGCGAACTCCAACAACTTGAAGAAGAAAATAATCGCTACTGGATAGAAGCTTATGGCTTGCAAGATGAACTCACCCCAGAAGTACCCGACGACCAAATCACCATCCGCCGCGCCGACTTAAACAAAGATATCCGTTCCCTCATCTCCTACGCCGTCGGCTGTATTATGGGGCGCTACTCCCTCGACAAACCCGGACTCATCCACGCCGGACAACCTTTTGACCCCACCCTACACCAAACCTTAAGCGCCAGCAGTGATGCAATTATTCCCATCACAGACCAAGCATACTTTGATAATGATATCGTTACCCGGTTCATAGAATTTCTGCGAGTCGCCTACAGTCCCGAAACCCTTACCGAAAACCTCAACTTCATCGCCAACGCCCTCATCCTCAAAAACGGCGAAAGCGCCCAAGAACGTATCCGCCGCTACTTTCTGCAAGAATTCATTTCTGACCACATTCAAACTTATAAAAAACGTCCCATTTACTGGCTGTTTACGAGTGGAAAAAAACGAGCTTTTGGCGCATTACTATATTTACACCGTTACAGCGAAGATGCTCTTGCTCGTATCCGCACCGATTATGTTTTGGAATTGCAAGTCAAACTAGATGGAGAAATTGCCAGGGCGCAACAACAGCTAGATAATACCACTTCTAGCGCCGCTAAAAAAGCTGCCAC
- a CDS encoding HEPN domain-containing protein, protein MNTLKVEYLIVIKNNNFCSSPETFRNFLNANDLVSIDGQLIKFNKIAVEYKLQTGEIKEHRFFHLIFVYNPKNGIDENIDDYIKLLKIIRTTVHYLNIEFSVLWDDISLYYSTKAYPLIHEIENLMRKLITKFMLTNVGIAWADETSPPEIKFTNRGGKSGKSIKSKANLLYEKDFIDLADFLFEPYQNHDTIGIYKLLKSAQNINDLNLDELKQFIPKSNWHRYFFGINYEDSQLQKKWKDLYQLRCQVAHNNQVTKEDYEAILTLVNELRDKLIEAVEQLDKIEISEEEKETIAENVAINMNALFGEFIKTWSMFESELIKTFNKSQLNEEEKNEKRIYPPRITMQELMKIQLIDHDFFKLATEINDFRNRSVHNAHLIDSLYSESDIRHKILQLQQLIDQLRAIEQ, encoded by the coding sequence ATGAATACATTGAAAGTAGAATATTTGATTGTTATTAAAAATAATAATTTTTGTAGTAGTCCAGAAACTTTTAGAAACTTTTTAAATGCCAATGATCTTGTTTCAATTGATGGACAATTAATTAAATTTAACAAAATTGCCGTTGAGTATAAATTACAAACAGGTGAAATAAAAGAACATCGGTTTTTTCATTTGATTTTTGTTTATAACCCAAAAAATGGAATAGACGAGAATATAGATGATTATATAAAATTATTGAAAATAATTAGAACAACTGTCCATTACTTAAATATAGAATTTAGTGTTTTATGGGATGATATTTCTCTTTATTATTCTACAAAAGCATATCCGTTAATACATGAGATAGAAAATCTAATGCGGAAACTGATTACAAAATTCATGCTAACCAATGTAGGCATAGCATGGGCTGATGAAACATCGCCTCCAGAGATAAAATTTACTAATAGAGGTGGTAAAAGTGGTAAAAGTATTAAAAGTAAAGCAAATTTATTATATGAGAAAGACTTTATTGACTTAGCTGATTTTTTATTTGAACCCTATCAAAATCATGATACCATCGGAATTTATAAATTATTAAAGAGTGCCCAAAATATTAATGATTTGAACTTGGATGAATTAAAACAATTTATTCCAAAATCTAATTGGCATAGATATTTTTTCGGAATTAACTATGAGGATAGCCAATTACAAAAGAAATGGAAGGATTTGTATCAACTAAGGTGTCAAGTAGCTCATAATAATCAAGTAACAAAAGAGGATTATGAGGCTATTTTAACTCTTGTCAATGAATTAAGAGATAAACTAATAGAGGCAGTCGAACAACTGGATAAGATTGAAATATCTGAAGAGGAAAAAGAAACTATCGCAGAAAATGTTGCTATTAATATGAATGCTTTATTTGGGGAGTTTATAAAAACATGGAGTATGTTTGAAAGTGAACTAATTAAAACATTTAATAAATCTCAACTTAATGAGGAAGAAAAAAATGAAAAACGAATATATCCACCAAGGATAACAATGCAAGAATTAATGAAAATACAATTAATAGATCATGATTTTTTTAAACTAGCAACTGAAATAAATGATTTTAGAAATCGCTCAGTTCATAATGCACATTTAATTGATAGTTTATATAGCGAGTCAGATATTCGCCATAAAATTTTACAATTACAACAACTTATTGATCAATTAAGAGCTATTGAGCAATAA
- the brxC gene encoding BREX system P-loop protein BrxC, whose amino-acid sequence MNIAELFQKDIHRNINGVIKVGQQDSENIRQELEEYVVTYELDKHFRIFFERYTSAFDSPTDKMGIWISGFFGSGKSHFLKILSYLLANRQLGNSYALDYFDGKRIPDPILLAKIEQAARSSCDVILFNIDSKADANNKNGKESITKVFQKVFDEHLGYFGTVPAIADFERQLNRQGKYAAFQKAFLAETGMEWKENRDAWSFYQDAIAVALQTSTGMSAEAANRLLDLGKQNYTLSPEKFAGMVKQYLDSKGPQHRLIFMVDEVGQYIGEDSKLMLNLQTVVEDLGTYCLGKAWVVVTSQEAMDEITKNKIKGEDFSKIIGRFYRPLNLSSANTDEVIKLRLLGKTDAARAGLEALYSQKIAILRNQIAFTQDSADMPGYGNPQDFFTAYPFIPYQFNLLQKVFTQIRLMGSAGKHLASGERSLLDAFQVASQAVAGEPLGVLVPFHTFYMAVEGFLDSSINQVIIQAGRNPQLHSFDIDLLKTLFMVKYLKEIRANLDNLTTLSLNNIDQDKLVLRQQVEVSLGRLERQTLIQRNGDEYIFLTHEEQDIGREIKNTQVDSIKVLKELQQLVWDSIFTDKELRYSQRHKYPFNRKLDEQTFGQQTNDLTLHIVTPYAESYAAMQDDAFCIGTTGSRYEVLVRLPDNQRLLDDLNILIKTDEYLRLKNSSNLSPSIQRILIARGDENSKRRQELKVILEDLITRADVFACGSKLEIRSRDTKSLLNEGLSYLVGNVYQKLGYVVSGFENEDHVSNALTRESQEQDINGQPVNVAAHSEMRAWLMEETRLRRLVSIKALVDKFAVRPYGWSEFDTLGVMAELANKGVIELRHAQGNVNLHDKGLVMQLRSRKEIDKYTVRLTDEINPANLKIAKDMASDLLNGNMSSDPQLLFEQYKNALTKRSQELEGWLIQAEGGLPFAELLRTNLDLLTELLTKDSAAKFFDTFRQRRDDIEEFIEDVQKLQSFFSTQIKLFQQAHNDLKTLEPELRHISDPDLLRRVDLVKQILAMSDPTAKIPELAILLLPVKDKVQEALKTQIYQVETKSKAMREKLAEYVTSAHEDISTQLDLSNITQDIDKVVTSVNQVTSIDSAIARQSELERILPQLLQKVDQQANEIIQRQSNNGSYSTATFIKPIISVQVAKVAPKQLLETAQDVDIYLQVLRNTLLDKIQQNHRVRLE is encoded by the coding sequence ATGAATATCGCCGAACTCTTCCAAAAAGACATTCACCGCAACATCAATGGCGTAATTAAAGTTGGACAACAGGACAGCGAGAATATCCGTCAGGAATTGGAAGAGTACGTTGTTACCTACGAACTGGATAAGCACTTTCGTATTTTCTTTGAACGCTACACTAGTGCTTTTGACAGTCCCACAGACAAAATGGGAATATGGATCTCAGGTTTTTTTGGCTCAGGGAAGTCCCACTTTTTAAAGATTCTTTCCTACCTCTTAGCTAATCGCCAACTGGGGAATAGCTATGCCTTGGATTACTTTGATGGAAAGCGCATACCTGATCCGATTTTGCTGGCCAAGATAGAGCAAGCGGCACGTAGTTCTTGTGATGTAATTCTATTTAACATAGACTCCAAAGCTGACGCTAATAATAAAAATGGTAAAGAAAGCATTACTAAAGTTTTTCAAAAAGTCTTTGATGAGCATTTGGGCTACTTTGGGACAGTTCCAGCCATTGCTGATTTTGAACGTCAACTAAATCGCCAAGGCAAGTATGCAGCTTTTCAAAAAGCTTTCTTGGCAGAGACAGGAATGGAATGGAAGGAAAACCGAGATGCTTGGAGCTTTTATCAAGATGCGATCGCCGTTGCATTACAAACCAGTACGGGCATGAGTGCAGAGGCGGCTAACCGATTGCTGGATTTAGGTAAGCAGAACTATACTTTAAGTCCAGAAAAGTTTGCTGGCATGGTAAAGCAGTATCTGGATAGTAAAGGGCCGCAACATCGCCTAATTTTTATGGTGGATGAGGTAGGACAGTATATTGGTGAAGACAGCAAACTGATGCTGAACCTACAGACTGTTGTGGAAGATTTGGGTACTTACTGTTTGGGAAAAGCTTGGGTGGTGGTGACATCCCAAGAGGCAATGGATGAGATTACCAAAAACAAGATTAAAGGCGAGGATTTTTCTAAGATTATTGGTCGTTTTTATCGCCCACTGAACTTGTCTTCTGCTAATACCGATGAGGTAATTAAGTTACGCTTGTTGGGCAAAACTGATGCAGCGCGGGCTGGGTTGGAAGCTTTGTATAGCCAGAAAATTGCTATTCTGAGAAACCAAATTGCTTTTACTCAAGACAGTGCCGATATGCCAGGATATGGCAATCCTCAAGACTTCTTTACCGCCTATCCCTTTATTCCCTATCAGTTTAATCTGTTACAAAAGGTTTTTACTCAAATTCGCCTCATGGGTTCTGCTGGCAAGCACCTGGCATCAGGAGAGCGATCGCTATTGGATGCATTTCAGGTTGCATCCCAAGCGGTAGCCGGAGAACCCCTTGGTGTGCTGGTTCCGTTCCACACCTTTTACATGGCAGTAGAAGGCTTTTTAGATAGTTCGATCAACCAAGTTATTATTCAGGCGGGTCGGAATCCGCAACTACATTCTTTTGATATTGACCTATTGAAGACTTTGTTCATGGTCAAGTACCTGAAAGAAATTCGGGCTAATTTGGATAATTTAACTACTCTTAGTCTAAATAATATTGACCAGGACAAATTGGTATTGCGGCAGCAGGTAGAAGTATCTTTGGGGCGGTTGGAACGTCAAACTCTTATCCAGCGTAATGGCGATGAATATATTTTCTTAACCCATGAGGAGCAAGATATTGGCAGAGAAATCAAAAATACTCAAGTTGATTCAATCAAAGTTCTCAAAGAATTGCAACAGCTTGTCTGGGATTCAATTTTTACTGACAAGGAACTACGATACAGCCAGCGTCATAAGTATCCATTTAACCGCAAGCTGGATGAACAAACTTTTGGCCAGCAAACTAACGACCTGACCCTGCATATTGTTACCCCTTATGCCGAAAGTTACGCTGCTATGCAGGATGATGCTTTCTGCATTGGCACTACAGGATCTCGTTATGAAGTCTTGGTGCGATTGCCTGATAATCAGCGTCTACTGGATGATCTAAATATTCTAATCAAAACAGACGAATACTTGCGTCTGAAAAATAGCAGCAACCTCAGTCCTAGTATCCAGAGAATTTTAATTGCGCGGGGAGATGAGAATAGCAAACGCCGTCAGGAATTGAAAGTTATCCTAGAGGATTTGATTACTCGTGCTGATGTATTTGCCTGTGGTAGCAAGTTGGAAATTCGCAGTCGAGACACTAAAAGCTTGTTGAATGAAGGTTTGAGCTATTTAGTAGGCAATGTGTATCAAAAGCTCGGTTACGTGGTTAGTGGTTTTGAAAACGAAGATCATGTAAGCAATGCCCTAACTCGTGAGAGTCAAGAACAAGATATTAACGGACAGCCTGTTAATGTGGCTGCTCATAGTGAAATGCGAGCTTGGTTAATGGAAGAAACCCGTCTTCGCCGCCTTGTCAGCATTAAGGCATTGGTAGATAAGTTTGCAGTCCGTCCTTATGGTTGGTCGGAATTCGACACTTTGGGGGTGATGGCAGAACTTGCTAACAAGGGTGTAATAGAACTGCGACACGCTCAAGGCAACGTTAATCTGCATGATAAAGGATTAGTGATGCAGTTGCGATCGCGCAAAGAAATAGATAAATATACCGTCCGCCTTACCGATGAAATTAACCCAGCAAACTTGAAGATTGCCAAAGATATGGCCAGTGACTTACTCAATGGCAATATGTCTAGCGATCCACAGTTGCTATTTGAACAATACAAAAATGCCCTCACAAAACGCTCTCAAGAACTAGAAGGTTGGTTAATCCAAGCAGAAGGTGGGCTTCCCTTTGCTGAATTACTGCGTACTAACTTAGATTTGCTGACTGAATTGTTAACCAAGGACAGTGCGGCTAAGTTTTTCGACACATTTCGTCAGCGACGGGATGATATAGAAGAATTTATCGAAGATGTGCAAAAGCTACAATCCTTCTTCAGCACACAAATTAAGCTATTCCAGCAAGCTCATAATGACCTGAAAACTTTAGAACCAGAACTACGCCATATTAGTGATCCAGATTTGCTCAGGCGGGTGGATTTAGTTAAGCAAATTTTGGCCATGTCTGACCCTACTGCCAAGATTCCAGAATTAGCAATATTACTTCTACCTGTCAAAGATAAGGTGCAGGAGGCGCTAAAAACTCAAATCTATCAGGTGGAGACTAAAAGCAAGGCAATGCGGGAGAAATTAGCTGAGTATGTGACTTCCGCTCACGAAGACATTTCTACACAGCTTGACCTCAGTAACATTACTCAAGATATTGATAAAGTTGTCACCTCAGTTAACCAAGTAACAAGTATCGATTCTGCGATCGCACGTCAGAGTGAACTAGAGAGAATTCTCCCACAATTGCTGCAAAAAGTAGATCAGCAAGCCAATGAAATCATTCAGCGTCAGTCAAACAATGGCAGTTATAGTACAGCAACGTTTATCAAACCTATCATATCGGTGCAGGTAGCCAAAGTTGCGCCTAAGCAGCTACTCGAAACAGCCCAGGATGTTGATATTTATTTACAGGTATTGCGGAACACTCTACTGGACAAGATTCAACAAAACCATCGTGTGCGATTGGAATAA
- a CDS encoding DUF1788 domain-containing protein, whose translation MPRLSINQRLDALLPKLQDARLLSNRGIGNEIGFYIFDYDAEYEPLVQRYIERLKLQLMSPPSEIMLLEIDLYRTIFDILEERRLLNRSFELEAIRGNAALEEAISSLLQPEQVIAHIQKKLTGHEQLLMMTGVGASWPLLRSHSILNNLHPVLDKIPLVMFFPGSYDGHELRLFDTFKDDNYYRAFPLIPHQEYHL comes from the coding sequence ATGCCCAGATTGAGTATTAATCAGCGCCTTGATGCACTATTACCAAAACTGCAAGATGCACGTTTATTAAGTAATCGCGGTATTGGAAACGAAATTGGCTTTTATATTTTTGATTATGACGCTGAATATGAACCACTGGTACAGCGATACATTGAGCGCCTGAAGTTGCAATTAATGAGTCCACCCAGTGAAATTATGTTGCTAGAAATCGACCTTTATAGAACAATCTTCGACATTTTGGAAGAAAGGCGATTATTAAATAGGTCTTTTGAGTTAGAAGCAATTAGAGGAAATGCCGCTTTGGAAGAAGCCATTTCCTCTCTTTTGCAACCTGAACAGGTTATTGCCCACATTCAGAAAAAACTTACAGGACATGAACAGCTTTTAATGATGACCGGAGTTGGTGCTAGTTGGCCTCTTTTACGATCGCACAGCATTTTGAACAACTTACATCCAGTTCTAGATAAAATCCCTCTGGTTATGTTTTTCCCTGGTTCCTACGATGGGCATGAACTACGCTTATTCGACACATTTAAAGACGACAACTACTACCGAGCTTTTCCTCTTATTCCCCATCAAGAATACCACCTATGA
- a CDS encoding helix-turn-helix transcriptional regulator — translation MSTVVNKEVEVFSVDISDVAYIKWNAEKIDIVKKAMEEKGGKRGTMSTRTLAQALQDRGVACSYQNIFKLLSGKYSIISLEIAQGICEVLSIPVQEIVKIYRFSVYDG, via the coding sequence ATGTCAACCGTGGTTAATAAAGAAGTAGAGGTTTTTTCAGTGGACATCAGCGATGTGGCATACATCAAATGGAACGCCGAAAAAATTGACATTGTAAAAAAAGCAATGGAAGAAAAAGGCGGAAAAAGAGGAACTATGTCTACAAGAACTCTAGCACAAGCCTTACAAGATAGAGGCGTGGCTTGCTCATACCAAAACATATTTAAATTATTAAGTGGTAAATATTCAATTATTTCCTTAGAGATAGCGCAAGGTATTTGCGAAGTGTTATCTATCCCTGTTCAAGAAATTGTAAAAATCTACAGATTTTCTGTTTATGATGGTTGA
- a CDS encoding Uma2 family endonuclease, with protein sequence MFQALPEPVTFEEFLEWKPENGRYELYKGVIVEMQPTGEHELVRAFLIRELNFEIRRFNLAYTIPGQVLVKSVDKKSGYIPDVLVLNLPNLVNEPLWKKASTVTQAESIPLAVEVVSTNWRDDYFLKFGEYEEIGIPEYWIVDYAALGGKRFIGNPKQPTISVYALVEGEYQVSQFRGNDRIQSPTLRELNLTAEQVFQAALGQY encoded by the coding sequence ATGTTTCAAGCTTTACCAGAACCAGTTACTTTTGAAGAATTTTTAGAGTGGAAACCAGAAAATGGCAGATATGAATTATACAAAGGAGTAATAGTAGAAATGCAACCAACAGGAGAACATGAGCTAGTTAGAGCATTTTTGATTAGAGAACTGAATTTTGAGATTCGCAGGTTTAATCTAGCTTATACTATTCCTGGTCAAGTATTAGTCAAATCAGTTGATAAGAAATCTGGTTATATTCCAGATGTATTAGTATTGAATCTTCCTAATTTGGTTAATGAACCACTCTGGAAAAAAGCATCAACAGTTACTCAAGCAGAATCAATTCCATTAGCCGTGGAAGTTGTAAGTACAAATTGGCGTGATGATTATTTCCTTAAATTTGGTGAGTACGAGGAAATTGGGATTCCAGAATATTGGATTGTTGACTATGCTGCTCTTGGTGGAAAGCGGTTTATTGGGAATCCTAAACAACCGACAATATCAGTTTATGCTTTAGTCGAAGGTGAATATCAAGTTAGTCAATTTCGAGGAAATGACCGGATTCAATCACCTACTTTAAGAGAGCTAAATTTAACTGCTGAACAAGTTTTTCAAGCTGCTTTAGGACAGTATTGA
- a CDS encoding DUF5895 domain-containing protein, whose translation MTAFDFDSAEHKSYQKTPAAKSIPSPAGIWIAYENQQLAGWYENKELVGGKEYKVLTNKLDENDEKIGIPGALYRQPRILVIGRSPLLYGNDRKVIGVWRSSDGLEKNAYKFGRRYMVIFVDTQNQPLHIAPVQITAWGVFQVSFDQQLMAFRETCEQAYASFHDKHHQPKNLLWHSMWVFCPILKTEKREKGGQTSNACVCSGYEKPTAPDWESYCIGKKPIAQEIALVHNSICDWWRKGLPKNNLPEVATSHALDRNQLMMESQRLIEALGWGEEKGKQYCLNRNKKKLLLEKKWIVYLH comes from the coding sequence ATGACAGCTTTTGACTTTGATTCTGCTGAACACAAGTCATACCAAAAGACCCCAGCAGCCAAAAGTATTCCTTCACCCGCAGGCATTTGGATTGCTTACGAAAATCAACAATTAGCAGGATGGTACGAAAATAAAGAACTAGTTGGTGGGAAAGAGTATAAAGTTCTTACTAACAAATTGGACGAAAATGATGAAAAGATAGGCATTCCTGGCGCTCTCTACAGACAACCACGAATACTTGTGATTGGGCGATCGCCTCTGCTATACGGAAACGATAGAAAGGTGATTGGAGTTTGGCGTAGCAGTGATGGTTTGGAAAAGAACGCCTACAAATTCGGTAGGCGGTATATGGTGATTTTCGTCGATACCCAAAATCAACCTCTTCATATTGCACCAGTACAAATAACTGCTTGGGGAGTGTTCCAAGTGTCGTTTGATCAACAACTAATGGCATTCCGTGAAACCTGCGAACAAGCTTATGCAAGTTTTCACGATAAACATCACCAACCAAAGAATTTACTTTGGCATTCGATGTGGGTATTTTGTCCCATATTGAAAACAGAGAAACGTGAGAAAGGGGGGCAAACTTCCAACGCCTGTGTATGTAGCGGATACGAAAAGCCAACTGCGCCAGACTGGGAAAGTTATTGTATTGGCAAGAAACCAATAGCTCAAGAAATTGCCCTTGTGCATAATTCCATCTGCGATTGGTGGAGGAAAGGATTGCCCAAGAACAACTTACCAGAAGTAGCTACGTCTCATGCACTTGATCGCAATCAATTGATGATGGAGTCACAACGATTGATTGAAGCTTTAGGTTGGGGCGAGGAAAAGGGCAAACAGTATTGTCTAAACCGCAACAAGAAAAAGTTGCTGCTTGAGAAGAAGTGGATCGTCTATCTACATTAA